Sequence from the Streptomyces flavofungini genome:
AATAACTAGAATGAGAGAAAACAAGTAGATTAATTTTGCCATGAATAAAATAAGCCTTTACTCATAAAATAAAACTGATTTAAGATGAGGAGGTGAGATTTATGGCAAAGAAAGATCAACAATCTTCTTGGAATTCAAAAAGATTTAAAGCACCTAAAAAGAATAATGAAGAACCAGTGCCAGAAATTCAAGGAAAAAAATAGATATATATTGAAAAAATAATGAATAAGTGGCAAAATAAAACATAGAAAATTTATTATATGGAGGTGCAGGGGTGAAAAAATTAAATAAGTTTTTATCATTAGGTCTAATGGTATTATTTTCATTAAGTATATTAGTAGGATGTAATACTTCTAAGAAAGAAGAAGCTAAGGCACCAGAAGAAAAAACATCCATAGAAATAGTAGTACCAGATGGACTTCCAGCTATTAGTATAGTTAAAATGATAAAAGAAAAACCAGAAATAATGAAAGGCTTAGATATAAATTATTCAATAGTAAAGGGATCAGATGCTTTAGTTTCTAAGGTGTTAAAAGGAGAGGGAGATATATGTATAGTTCCTTCAAATGTAGCTGCTATTGCATATAACAAGGAAGCTAAATATAAACTTGCAGGAACAGTAGGTTTTGGTTCATTATATGTTATAAGCAGTGATGATTCTGTTAATAGCTTAGAAGATCTTAAAGGAAAAGATGTTTACAATGTTGGTCAAGGATTGACTCCTGATTTAATATTTAAAATATTACTTCAAAATGATGGAATAAATCCTGAAAAAGATTTAACATTAAGTTATGTAAATGCAGCTTCAGAATTAGCTCCTTTATTTATAGAGGGAAAAGCTAAATATGCAGTTGTTCCAGAACCTATGTTAACTCAAATAATGACAAAGAAACCAGAAACAAAAATAGTAGCATCATTAAATGAACAGTGGAAAAAAATGAGTGATTCAAAAATGGGATATCCTCAGTCTAGTGTTATAGTTAAAGAGGACCTAGCAAAAAATAATTCAGAGGCTGTTCAAAAGATCTTAAAGGAAATAGATAATAGTACTAAGTGGGCAAATGAAAATAAAGAAGAAGCAGGTGCCTTTGCAGAAGAAGTTGGCATAACAGGCAAAAAAGAAATAATAGCTAAATCTCTAGAAAGAGCAAATTTAAATTACGTAAGTGCTTTAGATAGTGAAAGTGAATATATTAAATATTATGACAAGATTTACAGCTTAGAGCCTAAAGCTATAGGAGGTAAAAAGGTAAATGAAGAAATTTTCTTACAAAAATAAGAAATTAATATTTTTATCTTCAGTTATACTTTTTATTTTATGGCAATTAGCTAGTATGATTATAGGGAGTGAGGTAATATTACCTTCTCCCTATTTAACGTTTAAGGGGTTAATTGAAGTAATAAAATCAAATGATTTTTTCAAAATAATAATAAGTACTTTAGGAAGAACTTTCATAAGTTTTACCTTAGCCTTAGTTATTGCTTTATTTTTAGGTGTGTTTAGTGCTTTTAATAAATATGTTTATAATTTTATGATACCTATATTAAATGTAATGAGATCTTTACCAACAATAGGCTTTATAATACTTGCTTTAATTTGGTTAAGTCAAGGCATAGCTCCTATATTAGTTGGGTTTGTAATGAGTTTTCCTATATTTTATGATGCCATAATAGGAGCTATATTAAATATAGACAAAAATATACTAGAGATGGCTAAGGTTTATGAGATTGGTATGGGTAATTTAATAAAGAATATATATTTGCCAAGCATAAGTTTTGCTATATGTAGAATAATGGTTTCAACCTTTTCTCTAACTATGAAGTTAGTAGTTGGAGGAGAAGTTATTGGACAACCTAAATATGGTATAGGAACGGCACTTTTTGTGGAAAAGAATTATTTAAATACTAATATGGTATTTGCATGGATAATAGTAGTAATTATTATAGGAATAATTTTTTCTTTAATACAAAAAACTATTGATGGTAGAGTTTTTAGGTGGATGAAATAAAATGAGTATTAAATTAATAAATATAGAAAAGAATTTTGGAAGTAAAAAAATATATGATAAATTTTCTTTAACCTTTGAAGAGGGAAAAATAAACTGTATTTTAGGGAAATCTGGGTGTGGAAAAAGCACTTTATTAAATATAATAGCTAATCTTGAAGAGATTAACTCAGGCGAAATTATAGGAGTTCCTAAAAAAATAGCCTATGTGTTTCAAGAGGATAGGCTTATTGAATGGAATAGTATATACACTAACATGGAACTTCCCTTATTAAAAACTTACGCAAAGGATGAAAGAAAAGAAAAAATTAAAAATATCCTAAGAGAAGTTGAACTAGGAGATTGTATGAACTCATATCCTAAAGAGTTAAGTGGAGGGATGAGGCAAAGAGCAAATATAGCTAGGGCACTTCTTTATAATGGAGAACTTCTTTTAATGGATGAACCCTTTAAATCCTTAGATAAAAGTAGCAAAGAAGATATTATTGAGATATTTAAAAAAAATCATTTAGAAAAAAATAATACAGTTATAATGGTTACCCATGACATAAATGAGGCCTTAAGCTTAGGAGATAATATATTTTTATTAGGTGGTAACCCAGTTAGTTTAATGGATAAATTTAAAGATGTACAAAAGTCAAAAGAAAAAAATAATATAGAAGATAAAATTCTACTTATTTTAAAAGAATAAGATTATAAAGGAGGGGTACAATGAGCAAAAAATTAGATTTACTACAGGATAAAGAAAGTACATTATTAAGAAAATATATGATACCTTCAGTTGCTAGGAATGTTAGGCTTATCAGTGTGTATATTATTTGACACCATGTTTATAGGTCATAAAATCGGAGAATTAGGCTTAGCTGCACTAAATATAGCCTTGCCAATATATAATTTATATAGTGCCATAGGGCTTACTATTGGAGTTGGAGGAGCAACAGCTCTATCCGTAGCTATGGGGCAAAATAAATTCCATAGGGTAAATAGAATATTTACTTCGGCAGTATTTGCAACTATCATATTTTGTATAATAATAAGTTTATTAGAAGTTTTCTTTTTAGATAAAATAGTTTATATGCTTGGAGCTTCAGAAGCAACCTTTCCTTTAGCTAAAGAATATTTAAAGATTATTTTAGCCTTTAATCCTGCTTTTATTTTTGCATCTGCATTTATTGTTTTTGTTAGAAATGATAGAGAGCCTAAATTAGCTATGTATGCAGTAATAGGATCAAATACAACTAATATAGTACTAGACTATGTATTTATATATATATTTAATCTAGGAATGTTTGGAGCAGCTTTAGCAACATCTATAGGGCAATTGGTAGCCTTAGGAGTTTTATCAATACATTTTATAAAGAAAAATAATACCATGCATATAGAACTTGGAGGAATAAATTTAGATAATATAGGAAAGGTACTTAAAAATGGAGTGCCTAGTTTCTTAAATGAAATATCAGCAGGCTTTGTCATATTTATTTTTAATATTGTAATATATAAATTTGAAGGAGACTTAGGAGTTTCAGCCTATGGAATAATTACAAACATAGTTTTAATATTCATGGCAGTCTTTAATGGAGTATCCCAAGGGGTTCAACCTTTAATAAGCGTAAATTTTGGAGCTAAAAAGGAAGAACGTGTTAAAGAATTCTTAAGGTTAACAAGAATAATAGTACTAATTTTAGGGGTAGGTTTTCTAGGTATGGGACTATTATTACCAAATCAAATGATAGGACTATTTACAAGTGATAGGGGAAGATTATTAAGTATAACTAGACAGGGAATATATCTATACTTTATAGCATTCTTATTTAATGGAAGCAACATACTTAACATAGCTTATTTACAAGCAGTTGAAAAATCAAAGGAATCATCTCTTTTATCAACACTTAGAGGATTAGTATTTGTTATTATATTTATAATAGTCTTACCAAGAATTATAGGGGTTTATGGAGTATGGCTAACAATTCCAATAACTGAGTTAAGTACACTTTTATTATTTTTAATATTTGAAATAAAAAGTAAAAGAAAAAATATATAAAACAATAAAAACCGTTGATTATCAACGGTTTTTATTGTAAATGCAAAGAAGTAAATATAGTATAGTAAGAGTTATAGTGATTTTTTAAACAGGAGGTTAAGTTAGTATAATTAACCTAATAACATACTATGCAGATTTATTAAAATGTGATAATAAATTAAATAAAAATATGATAATAAATTAAATAAAAAATTGTAGAAGTTAAATAAGTTGTATATAATAATATTAAAGCACTTTTTAAAGGAGAGATTTTTTTAATGGACATTGGTAATTATAGAGAGATGGATCCATATATGTTACTTAGTATTATAAATTTAAAATTAAGAGATTACTATAGTGATATAGAAAGTTTGTGTGATGATTTAGGAATTGAAAAAGATATTATTGGACAAAGACTTAAAGACTGTGGATACATATATAATAGAGAAAACAATCAGTTTGTTGCTGAATAATTATAATTTATGTTTTTTAAAATAGGGAGGATTAATTAAATGAACTTAAGAAAAGAACCATATTTATTGGTATTTGGAGCTTCTGTAGTGGATGTGTTTGGATTTAGTAAGGCCAGTTATAGACCCTATAACTCAACACCAGGTCATGTAAAGATATCTTTTGGGGGCGTTTGTAGAAACATTGCTGAAAATATGGCAAGAGTAGGCGTAAATACTAATTTTATGTCCATATTAGGTAATGATGAGCATGGAAAGAGTATAGTAGAGCACTCAAAGAAAATAGGATATCATATGGACGATTCTATGGTAATAGAAGGTGGAAGCACTCCAACTTACTTAGCTATTTTAGATGAAAATGGTGAAATGGTTTCTGCTATTGCAGATATGAAAAGTATAGGAGCTATGAATACTGATTTCATAGATTCTAAAAGAGAAATCTTTGAGAATGCTGAATATACAGTTTTAGATTCTGATAATCCAGAAATAATGGAATATTTATTAAAGAACTTTAAGGATAAAACTAACTTTATCTTAGATCCAGTATCAGCAGAAAAAGCAAGCTGGGTAAAACATCTCATAAAGGATTTCCATACAATAAAACCTAATAGACATGAAGCAGAAATATTAGCAGGTTTCCCTATAACAGATACAGATGACTTAATAAAGGCAAGTAATTATTTCTTAGGTTTAGGAATTAAAAAGGTATTTATAAGTTTAGATGCTGACGGTATATTCTATAATGACGGTGTATCTTGCGGTAAAATAAAGGCAACAGAAGTTGATGTTAAAAATGTTACAGGAGCAGGGGACTCTTTTGTAGCTGGATTAGGATACGGATATATGAATAAAATGCCTATAGAGGATATTGTTAAATTTGCTATGACTATGTCTAATATAACAATATCACATGAGGAAACAATTCATCCAGACATGGCTTTAGATACTGTTTTAGCTAAATTAGAGAAAACAACTTGGGAAGAAGAAAAATACGATTTAAATAAATAGAATAAAATATTTTGTATTTTCTTGTAGGCTTAAACTTTAATCCTACATAAATATATAAATGTGGTGAGGTGAGATTATGAGTAAAAAAATAAAAAAGGAAAACTTGCTCTATTAGCCCTAGCAGGAAGTGCTTTTGTAGCATCACTGTTATATGATAAAAACCAAAAAAATAAAAAAGATATGGAAAACTTAGAATTAGAGTTACAAAATATAGAATCTGAAGAATAGAAAATGAAAAAGACACTAGTAATTACTAGTGTCTTTTATTTTAAATTAAAGAATTTGCTTTTTCTAAAGCTTCATCAAAATTTGTAGCAAAGTGATCTTCACCTAAAGTATCTATAAATCCCATAAGTCTCATAACTTTTTTTGGCTGTTCTTGTAATTCAGATATTATTAAAGTCATATTACGAGACTTACAACTTAGAGCTATATTTTTTATTTGTTTATATCCTGTAACATCTAAAGTCTTAGTATGTCTCATTCTTAAAACAAGAACCTTTGCATCATCATTTATTTCCTTCATTGTATTCATAAATGTATCTACAGCACCAAAGAAAAGGTGACCTCTTATATCATAGACTAAGACATTTTCTCCAACCTTAAGATTTTCCATATCAGTATCTATATTAGATTTATCAGAACAGTCACTTTCATTTAATTCATTTACTTCTATAGAAGTAGCAACTCTTCTCATAAATAAGCACATAGAAACTACCATTCCTATTCCTATAGCAATTACTAAATCAAATAATACTGTTAAGAAAAATGTTGTTAGTAATATAGCTATATCACTTTTAGGAGCCTTAAGTATTGCTTTAAAAGTTCTCCATTCACTCATGTTATATGAAACAATTATTAATATTGCTGATAAAGTAGTTAATGGAATGAATTTAGCAAGAGGCATAAATACAAGCATTATAAGTAATAAAGTTATTGAATGAACTATACCCGAAATAGGAGTTCTTCCCCCATTTTTAACATTGGCAGCAGTTCTAGCAATTGCTCCAGTAGCAGGAATTCCTCCAAATAGAGAAGAACCCATATTAGCTATTCCTTGTGCTATAAGTTCTGCATTTGAATTATGCTTGTCTCCAATCATACCATCTGAAACAACAGCAGATAATAAAGATTCAATTCCACCTAAAAGCGCTATTGTAAAAGCAGGTCCGATTAATGCTTTTAATGTATTAAGATTTAGGTTAGGAATATGAGGCATTGGAATATTTGAGCTTATTTTACCAAATTGACTTCCTATTGTTGCAACTGGTAAATTAAATATAAATACTACTAAAGTTGTTACTATTAAAGCTATTAAAGATCCTGGAATCTTTTTATTTATTTTTGGCCAAAAGATTAAAATAATAAGTGCTAGTAATCCTATAGCTAAGGTATAAAGGTTTGTAGTATTCATATGAGATATGTAAGCTTCCCACTTAGGTATAAACTCAGAAGGGGTTTTAGTAATTGAAAGTCCTAAAAAATCCTTAACCTGTGTTGATAAAAGAGTTATAGCTATACCAGAGGTAAATCCTACCGTTATTGGATAAGGTATATATTTTATTAAGCTACCAAATCGTAATAAACCAAATAAAACAAGAATAATACCAGCCATAAATGTGGCAATTATTAGTCCATCAACTCCATGATTTTGTATAATACCAAACACTATAACAACAAAGGCGCCAGTAGGACCACCAATTTGAACTCTACTTCCTCCTAATAATGAAATTATGAATCCAGCTATGATTGCAGTTATTAATCCTTTTTCAGGAGATACCCCTGAAGAAATACCTAATGCAATGGATAGAGGAAGTGCGATAATAGCAACTATTATCCCAGCGATTAAATCTTTTAAAAATTGTTCTTTTGAAAATCCGCTCTCTTTATCATCTAAAAGAGAAATTAATTTTGGTTTGTATATTGAAATATATCAACTCCTTATAAAACAGTCGATTTCTATTATATTACTTAAATGGTATATTTACAATTTCGTAGAACGATTTGAAACGTTATTAATCAAGGAAGAACTATTTTATTCACAAAAAGTTTACATAAATTATATTGAAGGTAACCTATGTTACAGAAGAATTGGGAAAGATAAAATATAATTGATTTATAAATTATATGAAGAGGTGAAAGTATGAGTTTATTTTTAGGAAAAATCCATTTTTGGTTATTTGATAAAATAAAGTGGTTTGAAAATCTAGAGGAAGAAGTTTTAAAAATTGCAAAGGAAAGAAATATGCCAGTAGAGGAGTGGATTTCTTATGCAAATTTAAATTTTGGAGAAAAAACTCCAAATAAACCTTTAGATGAAATAATAGATGAAAGTAATATACATGGTTGGTTAGAAGGAAGAATAAATTCAGCTGAGAGTAGATGTGCATATTATATAACTAATATGTTAAAGGAAGATAGTGAAGTAAAGAAGGAGCTTATAGAGCTTTATGAAAACCATGGAAAAATAAATGCAGACGAGTGTAAAGGGCAAATAGATGGGGAAAATATTTTAGAAGTTTACAATTCTTTAAATGATTATATATTAGATGGTATGCCTTGTGATAGAATTAATGAGGTTTTAGAAAATTCTCCTGAAAAAATAGTATGGCATATGAGTAGAGACCTACATGAAAGATTTTGGGAAAGTGTAGGAGGAGATGTAAATGAATTTCATGATTTAAGAAATTCATGGATAAAAGCCTTTGTTGAAGAAATTAATCCACAATTAGAATTAGTTATTTATGAAAATGGACATAAGGCTATAGTAAGAAAATAGGTTAGACTATTAATTTTTAAATATTATAAATAAAAGTATAGTGAAATAGGTAAGATAATGGCACTTTGACAATTAAGTACATATTATAAATTAAAACTCTTTAACATAGGAGGATAATATGTATTTAGCTCAAGGTGCCATTATAAGTTTGGACTTAGGTAAAGGGCATATTATAGACAAAGATACATCAGATGATTTAAAAGAAAAAATTCAAAGAACTATTCTTTATTTTTTTAAGAAGGAAGTAGATAAAAATAATTTAAAGCTTATTGATTTTACTCCCTATAATAAATTTTTTATTTCAAATGGAGAAAAGTTAAAAAGCATAGTGAAAAGAGTAAATAGAAGTGAATCAGATTTGCATATCACTTTAAACATTAATTTTTCAAAGTCAAATGAGATTTTTTGTTTTGTAGAAGAATTTGATTCAAAAGGGAAAAAGTTTGCAGAGAATATATGCTCATTTTTTGAATTAATCAATTATAAGAATAAGGGTATTAAGGAGTCAGATGTCTATAATCTTTTGTATATAGATAAACCAAGTATAATAATAGACTTGAATTTAAACATTAATGATGAATCTGAAGTGGATGAAAAAGGGGAATGCATAGCTAAAACCTTAGTTGAATCTATTTTATCATTAGGGACAAAATAAATGTTGAGAGATAATCTCAACATTTATTTTTTAATCTATAAATTTCAGGAGTACTTTCATCTATTACTTCAAAGCTATATCCAGCTGATTTAAAATGTTTTATGATTGATGGCAATGCTTTAGCAGAATTATTATTAGAATATCCACAATGCATTAAAAGTACAATATAATCAGAATTAGAAATTGACTTTTGAACTATAGAACTTGGGCTTAGGTTTGGATTAAGGGCGTCAGTACTATCTACTGTCCAATCATATATTCTAAAGCCTTGTTCATGTAAGGAGTCTACTAAGGATTTTTTTAAGGTATATGTACTGTTATTAGAACCAAATGGAAATCTAAGAGAAAATACTTTCTTTCCAATAACTTTTTCTATGGATTCTTGAGCTTTTAAGTTTTCTTCTAGGAATGAGGAGTCATTTCTGTAAATTTTATTTCTCTCATGGGTAAAGGTGTGTACTCCTATGGAATGACCCTCATCATTCATTCTTTTAACTAAATCAGGGTGTTTTTCTACTAGTTCTCCTATTAAAAAAAATGTAGCTTTTACATCATTTTCTTTAAGGGTGTTTAAAATTTCTTCTGTAACCTTACCACCAGGGCCATCATCAAAGGTTAAAAATATTTTTTTTGTGCTTTCTTCTAATTCAGCTGCTTTAATAGGTTTTGAAGAGGTAGCTAAGCCTGAAAAAGAAAATATTAATGTAATTAGTAAAAAAACAAATTTTTTCATTTTATCACTTCCTTAAGTATTATTTCTATATTTAAGACATCTTAATTAGTATTTTCAAAAAAAGCATTAAATATAAGCACATTAGGTTACAAATTAGAAAGGAATAATTGTTTTTTATTTCTTTCACTTTATGTTATAATTAATAAAATAAAAAATATAAAAGAGAGTGATAATATATGGAGAAGTATTTAAGAATATTATTAGGAATAATTGTTACAATACTTATATTCGCTTTTGCAATTTGGGTATTACCTTATGTTTTAATAGGAGTTGCAATACTGATCCTTATAGGATGGGTGTACTTTAAATTTATAAGAAAGTATGTTAATAAAAACAAAAAAGAAAAAACAGAAACTTATACTTACACATTTACAAAAGAAGAAAAGAAATCAGAGGCTGATATGCAAGATGATGGCCCTGTTATTGATGTTGATTTTGAAGAAGTAAAAGATGATAAATAAGGATTGATTTAATGAATTTTAGAAAGTTAAAAATATTTTTTGAAACAGCTAAATGTTTAAATATGACTAAAGTAGCTAAGTCTATGTATATAAGTCAGCCATCTATAAGTCAAGCCATAGCTGAATTAGAAAGTGATCTTGATGTTAAACTTTTTGATAGAATAGGTAAAAGACTTTATCTTACTCATGAGGGTGAAGTATACTTTGAATATAGTAGAAGAATTTTAAACCTTTATGAAGAGGCAAATAGTACCATTAGAAGTAGTAAAGAAGGTCAGAAAGGGAAAATAGTTATAGGTGCAAGTACAACAATAGGTATATATATACTTCCAGAGTTAATAAAGGAATTCAATGAGTTACATAAAAATATAGAAATCTCTTTAATAATAGAGAATACACAGTTAATAGGGGCAGATGATTACGTTACAAAACCTTTTAATCACTTAGAACTTGTTGCAAGAGTAAAATCTCAATTAAGAAGGTATGATTATCCTTTAAATAGGGAAAATACTCAAGATTTAATAGTAATAAAAGATTTAACTATAGATACTGTAAATAAGCAGGTTTCTTTAAGAGGAGAAAATATAAAATTAACTGCAACAGAGTATAAGATATTAACACTTTTAGCATCACATCCAGGAAGAATATTTTCAATTAAGGAAATTTATGAAAGAGTTTGGGAAGAACCTTTTTATAAAAGTGAAAATACAGTAACAGTTCATATAAGAAGAATGAGAGAAAAAATAGAAATAAATTCGAAAGAACCTGAGTATATAAAGGTGGTGTGGGGACTTGGGTATAAAATTGACAAATAGTTTTTCAAGATGGTGGAAAAACTATAGCCTTTCAGTAAGAAGCATAGAAAATATGTTTATAGTAATATTTGCTGTGTTTATACCTGTTTTATATATTATCTTATTTGGAGGATACTCCTTTGATAATATAGCAAAATTAAATTCTAAGGCAAATCCTGATATATGTAATAGAGTTATTTATAGGGATGCATTAATAAATCCACATAAGTATAAAGAGTGTAGGTTATTAGCTCAATCTGTAGATATATCAGATTTTCTTTATAATGAGACTAACTATTTAAGCAAATTAGATAGCTTAGAGACAAAAGAACAAAAACAAGCATTTATTGCAAAGCTTCAAGAAAGGGCTACTAGTTATTCTGGTGTAGTTCTTATAAATAAGAAAACAGGAGAATATTACTCTAATAGAGTATGGTTTTATGAAAAACCTTATAATCTTTCAACGCCAAAAGAAGTTTTAGAAAGTTTATCTAAAAATGATAATGTAGTCTTTAAAGAAATAAATTCTTCAGATAATTATGAAGAAATATATTTCTCAAGAGGAGAACTTTATGATTCTGAAATAAATTCAATTAGAATTGCTTTTATAGCAACTATGACTACAACTCTTTTAATGTTACTTTTAA
This genomic interval carries:
- a CDS encoding ABC transporter substrate-binding protein — encoded protein: MKKLNKFLSLGLMVLFSLSILVGCNTSKKEEAKAPEEKTSIEIVVPDGLPAISIVKMIKEKPEIMKGLDINYSIVKGSDALVSKVLKGEGDICIVPSNVAAIAYNKEAKYKLAGTVGFGSLYVISSDDSVNSLEDLKGKDVYNVGQGLTPDLIFKILLQNDGINPEKDLTLSYVNAASELAPLFIEGKAKYAVVPEPMLTQIMTKKPETKIVASLNEQWKKMSDSKMGYPQSSVIVKEDLAKNNSEAVQKILKEIDNSTKWANENKEEAGAFAEEVGITGKKEIIAKSLERANLNYVSALDSESEYIKYYDKIYSLEPKAIGGKKVNEEIFLQK
- a CDS encoding ABC transporter permease gives rise to the protein MKKFSYKNKKLIFLSSVILFILWQLASMIIGSEVILPSPYLTFKGLIEVIKSNDFFKIIISTLGRTFISFTLALVIALFLGVFSAFNKYVYNFMIPILNVMRSLPTIGFIILALIWLSQGIAPILVGFVMSFPIFYDAIIGAILNIDKNILEMAKVYEIGMGNLIKNIYLPSISFAICRIMVSTFSLTMKLVVGGEVIGQPKYGIGTALFVEKNYLNTNMVFAWIIVVIIIGIIFSLIQKTIDGRVFRWMK
- a CDS encoding ABC transporter ATP-binding protein; translation: MSIKLINIEKNFGSKKIYDKFSLTFEEGKINCILGKSGCGKSTLLNIIANLEEINSGEIIGVPKKIAYVFQEDRLIEWNSIYTNMELPLLKTYAKDERKEKIKNILREVELGDCMNSYPKELSGGMRQRANIARALLYNGELLLMDEPFKSLDKSSKEDIIEIFKKNHLEKNNTVIMVTHDINEALSLGDNIFLLGGNPVSLMDKFKDVQKSKEKNNIEDKILLILKE
- a CDS encoding MATE family efflux transporter, whose amino-acid sequence is MFIGHKIGELGLAALNIALPIYNLYSAIGLTIGVGGATALSVAMGQNKFHRVNRIFTSAVFATIIFCIIISLLEVFFLDKIVYMLGASEATFPLAKEYLKIILAFNPAFIFASAFIVFVRNDREPKLAMYAVIGSNTTNIVLDYVFIYIFNLGMFGAALATSIGQLVALGVLSIHFIKKNNTMHIELGGINLDNIGKVLKNGVPSFLNEISAGFVIFIFNIVIYKFEGDLGVSAYGIITNIVLIFMAVFNGVSQGVQPLISVNFGAKKEERVKEFLRLTRIIVLILGVGFLGMGLLLPNQMIGLFTSDRGRLLSITRQGIYLYFIAFLFNGSNILNIAYLQAVEKSKESSLLSTLRGLVFVIIFIIVLPRIIGVYGVWLTIPITELSTLLLFLIFEIKSKRKNI
- a CDS encoding DUF4250 domain-containing protein; this translates as MDIGNYREMDPYMLLSIINLKLRDYYSDIESLCDDLGIEKDIIGQRLKDCGYIYNRENNQFVAE
- a CDS encoding carbohydrate kinase family protein, with amino-acid sequence MNLRKEPYLLVFGASVVDVFGFSKASYRPYNSTPGHVKISFGGVCRNIAENMARVGVNTNFMSILGNDEHGKSIVEHSKKIGYHMDDSMVIEGGSTPTYLAILDENGEMVSAIADMKSIGAMNTDFIDSKREIFENAEYTVLDSDNPEIMEYLLKNFKDKTNFILDPVSAEKASWVKHLIKDFHTIKPNRHEAEILAGFPITDTDDLIKASNYFLGLGIKKVFISLDADGIFYNDGVSCGKIKATEVDVKNVTGAGDSFVAGLGYGYMNKMPIEDIVKFAMTMSNITISHEETIHPDMALDTVLAKLEKTTWEEEKYDLNK
- a CDS encoding SulP family inorganic anion transporter, which gives rise to MYKPKLISLLDDKESGFSKEQFLKDLIAGIIVAIIALPLSIALGISSGVSPEKGLITAIIAGFIISLLGGSRVQIGGPTGAFVVIVFGIIQNHGVDGLIIATFMAGIILVLFGLLRFGSLIKYIPYPITVGFTSGIAITLLSTQVKDFLGLSITKTPSEFIPKWEAYISHMNTTNLYTLAIGLLALIILIFWPKINKKIPGSLIALIVTTLVVFIFNLPVATIGSQFGKISSNIPMPHIPNLNLNTLKALIGPAFTIALLGGIESLLSAVVSDGMIGDKHNSNAELIAQGIANMGSSLFGGIPATGAIARTAANVKNGGRTPISGIVHSITLLLIMLVFMPLAKFIPLTTLSAILIIVSYNMSEWRTFKAILKAPKSDIAILLTTFFLTVLFDLVIAIGIGMVVSMCLFMRRVATSIEVNELNESDCSDKSNIDTDMENLKVGENVLVYDIRGHLFFGAVDTFMNTMKEINDDAKVLVLRMRHTKTLDVTGYKQIKNIALSCKSRNMTLIISELQEQPKKVMRLMGFIDTLGEDHFATNFDEALEKANSLI
- a CDS encoding polysaccharide deacetylase family protein, giving the protein MKKFVFLLITLIFSFSGLATSSKPIKAAELEESTKKIFLTFDDGPGGKVTEEILNTLKENDVKATFFLIGELVEKHPDLVKRMNDEGHSIGVHTFTHERNKIYRNDSSFLEENLKAQESIEKVIGKKVFSLRFPFGSNNSTYTLKKSLVDSLHEQGFRIYDWTVDSTDALNPNLSPSSIVQKSISNSDYIVLLMHCGYSNNNSAKALPSIIKHFKSAGYSFEVIDESTPEIYRLKNKC
- a CDS encoding winged helix-turn-helix domain-containing protein, encoding MNFRKLKIFFETAKCLNMTKVAKSMYISQPSISQAIAELESDLDVKLFDRIGKRLYLTHEGEVYFEYSRRILNLYEEANSTIRSSKEGQKGKIVIGASTTIGIYILPELIKEFNELHKNIEISLIIENTQLIGADDYVTKPFNHLELVARVKSQLRRYDYPLNRENTQDLIVIKDLTIDTVNKQVSLRGENIKLTATEYKILTLLASHPGRIFSIKEIYERVWEEPFYKSENTVTVHIRRMREKIEINSKEPEYIKVVWGLGYKIDK